A window from Corynebacterium urogenitale encodes these proteins:
- the rraA gene encoding ribonuclease E activity regulator RraA produces MTDVKFIATADLVDIIGADVRSCDTQFQNLGGNIEFAGPITTVKCFQDNALLKSVLGEDNPGGVLVIDGDASIHTALVGDIIAGLGKDHGWAGVIVNGAIRDSAVIGTMEFGCKALGTNPRKSTKTGEGERDVTVSFGGVDFVPGHIAYCDSDGIVVTESPVEEPAD; encoded by the coding sequence ATGACTGATGTGAAATTTATTGCTACCGCTGACCTAGTCGATATTATTGGCGCCGATGTGCGCAGCTGCGATACCCAATTCCAGAACCTCGGTGGAAACATTGAATTCGCCGGGCCTATCACCACGGTGAAGTGCTTCCAGGACAATGCGCTGTTGAAGAGCGTTTTGGGTGAGGACAACCCGGGTGGCGTGCTCGTCATTGATGGCGATGCTTCCATTCACACCGCCCTGGTTGGCGATATCATCGCGGGTTTGGGTAAGGATCACGGATGGGCTGGCGTGATCGTCAATGGCGCTATCCGCGACTCCGCTGTCATCGGCACGATGGAGTTCGGCTGCAAGGCGCTAGGCACCAATCCACGCAAGTCGACGAAGACTGGCGAAGGCGAGCGCGACGTAACCGTTTCTTTCGGCGGAGTGGACTTCGTCCCAGGGCACATCGCCTACTGCGATTCCGATGGCATCGTCGTCACTGAGTCCCCGGTCGAGGAGCCAGCGGACTAG
- a CDS encoding alpha/beta hydrolase family protein produces the protein MAAKTPPMRSTSVSIPTGPHGEIEGTYDIPAEHNGAVILMAHCFTCNKNAPGVSRMSKTLARHGYASLRITFSDLVLSHNVDDLVHVAQWLEAKYTAPSLLVGHSLGGAAVIRAGSRIPTVKAVATIGAPYDPRHAAVTIPEIITKLAKADEGAFLDVPLSGRTVRITRAMLEDLAASDPAADIAALGESKINLLIAHSPFDQTVPFRDALRIFVASSQPTSLISVPEVDHLLTWRGSGQRVGELISQWARPYVV, from the coding sequence ATGGCTGCAAAGACTCCACCTATGCGCTCAACGAGCGTCTCCATCCCTACGGGTCCTCATGGGGAAATTGAGGGCACCTACGACATTCCCGCCGAGCACAATGGCGCCGTTATCCTGATGGCCCACTGCTTTACCTGCAATAAGAATGCGCCCGGTGTCAGCCGCATGTCGAAGACCCTGGCCCGCCACGGTTACGCGAGCCTGCGCATCACTTTCAGCGATTTAGTCCTCAGCCACAACGTCGATGACCTCGTCCACGTGGCTCAATGGCTAGAGGCGAAGTACACGGCACCATCGCTGCTCGTTGGTCATTCTTTGGGTGGCGCCGCGGTGATTCGGGCGGGCTCCCGTATCCCCACCGTGAAGGCCGTCGCCACCATTGGCGCTCCCTACGATCCGAGGCACGCGGCTGTAACAATTCCGGAGATCATTACGAAACTCGCCAAGGCGGATGAAGGGGCCTTCCTGGATGTCCCGCTCTCTGGCCGCACTGTCCGCATCACGAGGGCAATGCTGGAAGATCTCGCGGCATCGGATCCCGCTGCAGATATCGCAGCGCTGGGTGAAAGCAAGATCAACCTTCTCATCGCCCATTCCCCTTTCGACCAGACTGTGCCATTCCGCGACGCACTGAGGATTTTCGTCGCCAGCAGTCAGCCCACAAGCTTGATTTCGGTGCCTGAGGTGGATCACTTACTGACGTGGCGTGGATCAGGTCAGCGTGTTGGCGAGTTGATCTCACAATGGGCGCGACCCTACGTGGTCTAA
- the secA2 gene encoding accessory Sec system translocase SecA2 has protein sequence MAFDWFWKAMGSSPTKNQKKSRAVVAQASADRFVDASDDDLRAAAVDAVVARELDEDGQIVRPGRVKDDAALLGVLREVARRTLGLAPYDVQMQGTLRLLAGDVIEMVTGEGKTLAGAMAAVGYALQNKRVHVITVNSYLASRDDAWMGPMFDFFGLSHGAIHEDLGSDERRDIYSRDIIFGAINELGFDVLRDQLITRRRDAVRTHADVAVIDEADSVMVDEALVPLVLAGSEPGAAPAGQITEIVKSMTEQEHFLISEDQRNIFLTDAGAAYVEKKLGIDSLYGEGRAAEDVNDASEDASTSGSEILVQVNVALHAEHLLIRDVHYIVRDGKVALIDGSRGRVAELQRWPDGLQAAVEAKEGLDVTDGGRILDQVTIQALVGMYEEACGMTGTALAAGDQLRQFYDLEVSVIEPNVPTQRFDERDRVYASVEDRDRAIIQHIIDVQKTGQPQLVGTQDVAESEHIARELAAVGVECAVLNAKNHEAEAAVIAEAGRPGRVTVSTQMAGRGTDIKLGGADEEQRAAVVEAGGLHVVGVGRFRSQRLDNQLRGRSGRQGDPGTSVFFVSIEDDVIAVGGAGEELHAQPDDDGLLPQKKVINFVDHCQRVTEGQMLDIHATTWKYNKLIKDQRDIINARRDTLLDSAAAWDDLSYHNVDKANELKSQGIPEEVLEQVAREIMLFHLDYEWSEHLAYLDDIRESIHLRAIARESPIDEFHRMSIAAFGDLAERAVTKARDTFDEVVITPDGVNLEGLGLHKPSATWTYMVNDNPLSSGGSVMGSIAQMFR, from the coding sequence ATGGCATTTGACTGGTTCTGGAAGGCAATGGGCTCTTCCCCCACGAAGAATCAGAAAAAGAGTAGGGCTGTCGTTGCCCAGGCCAGCGCTGATCGTTTCGTCGACGCCTCCGATGATGACCTCCGTGCGGCTGCAGTGGATGCTGTGGTTGCCCGTGAGCTCGATGAGGACGGTCAGATTGTGCGTCCTGGCCGTGTGAAGGACGACGCCGCCCTCCTCGGCGTTCTACGCGAAGTTGCACGCCGCACTTTGGGGTTGGCTCCGTACGACGTGCAGATGCAGGGCACGTTGCGACTACTCGCTGGCGATGTGATCGAGATGGTCACAGGCGAGGGCAAGACACTGGCTGGCGCGATGGCGGCAGTGGGCTATGCCCTGCAGAACAAGCGAGTTCACGTCATTACGGTCAATTCCTACCTCGCGAGCCGCGACGATGCGTGGATGGGGCCCATGTTCGATTTCTTCGGGCTGAGCCACGGTGCGATTCACGAAGATCTTGGTAGCGATGAGCGCAGGGATATCTATTCGCGTGACATTATCTTTGGGGCGATTAATGAACTGGGCTTTGATGTTCTGCGAGACCAGCTGATCACTCGCCGACGTGATGCCGTGCGCACTCACGCGGACGTAGCTGTGATTGACGAGGCAGACTCCGTGATGGTGGACGAAGCCTTGGTGCCATTGGTACTCGCTGGTTCGGAACCGGGGGCGGCGCCGGCAGGGCAGATCACCGAAATCGTCAAGTCCATGACAGAGCAGGAGCATTTCCTCATTTCCGAGGATCAGCGCAATATCTTTCTCACCGATGCTGGCGCGGCCTACGTGGAAAAGAAGTTGGGGATCGATTCCCTCTACGGTGAAGGCCGTGCGGCGGAGGATGTGAACGACGCCAGCGAAGACGCTTCCACGAGTGGTTCCGAGATTCTCGTACAGGTGAACGTGGCTCTGCACGCAGAGCACCTGTTGATTCGCGACGTTCATTACATCGTGAGGGACGGCAAGGTGGCCCTCATCGACGGATCCCGGGGGCGTGTGGCCGAGCTGCAGCGCTGGCCCGATGGACTGCAGGCCGCGGTGGAGGCCAAGGAGGGCCTGGATGTCACCGATGGCGGGCGCATCCTCGACCAAGTGACAATCCAGGCGCTAGTCGGAATGTATGAGGAAGCCTGTGGCATGACGGGTACCGCACTGGCTGCTGGTGACCAGCTGCGCCAGTTCTACGATCTGGAGGTCTCCGTCATTGAACCGAATGTTCCGACACAACGTTTTGATGAGCGGGATCGCGTTTACGCAAGCGTTGAAGACCGCGATAGGGCCATTATCCAGCACATTATTGACGTGCAGAAGACAGGTCAGCCGCAGCTGGTCGGTACACAGGACGTGGCAGAATCCGAACACATTGCCCGCGAACTTGCTGCGGTAGGCGTGGAATGTGCCGTGCTCAATGCGAAAAATCATGAGGCTGAGGCCGCCGTTATCGCAGAGGCCGGCAGGCCCGGGCGAGTGACGGTGTCCACTCAGATGGCCGGACGCGGTACCGACATCAAATTGGGCGGGGCAGATGAAGAGCAACGCGCTGCAGTGGTCGAAGCAGGTGGACTGCATGTGGTGGGTGTTGGCCGCTTCCGCTCCCAACGCCTAGACAATCAGCTACGCGGCCGCTCAGGCCGGCAAGGTGACCCGGGTACCAGCGTTTTCTTCGTGAGCATCGAAGACGATGTGATTGCCGTGGGCGGCGCAGGGGAGGAGCTGCACGCTCAGCCGGATGACGATGGGCTGCTGCCGCAGAAGAAGGTCATCAACTTCGTGGACCACTGTCAGCGCGTGACAGAGGGGCAGATGCTCGATATCCACGCAACAACCTGGAAGTACAACAAGCTCATCAAGGACCAGCGCGACATCATTAACGCGCGCCGGGACACCCTGCTGGATAGTGCGGCAGCGTGGGATGATCTCAGCTACCACAACGTGGACAAAGCGAACGAACTAAAAAGCCAGGGAATACCAGAGGAGGTCTTGGAACAGGTGGCGCGCGAGATTATGCTCTTCCACCTAGATTACGAGTGGAGTGAGCACTTGGCCTACCTGGACGACATCCGTGAGAGTATCCACTTGCGAGCTATTGCCCGAGAGTCGCCCATTGACGAATTCCACCGTATGTCCATTGCGGCCTTCGGCGACCTGGCGGAGCGGGCAGTGACCAAGGCTCGGGACACCTTCGACGAGGTGGTGATCACGCCAGACGGAGTGAATCTTGAAGGTTTGGGTCTGCACAAACCGAGCGCGACATGGACATACATGGTGAACGATAACCCGCTGAGCAGTGGTGGCTCGGTCATGGGATCGATCGCCCAAATGTTCCGTTAG
- the odhI gene encoding oxoglutarate dehydrogenase inhibitor Odhl, giving the protein MSENTGIPEASVETTSVFRADLLKEMESGAQSDSTPAGVEGLPEGSALLVVKRGPNAGSRFLLDQETTAAGRHPDSDIFLDDVTVSRRHAEFRRNGEGEYEVVDVGSLNGTYVNREPKNSAVLNNGDEIQIGKFRLVFLNGSKES; this is encoded by the coding sequence ATGAGCGAGAACACCGGAATCCCAGAGGCTTCGGTCGAGACCACCTCGGTCTTCCGTGCGGACCTCTTGAAGGAAATGGAATCTGGTGCACAGTCCGATTCCACTCCTGCCGGTGTGGAAGGTCTGCCTGAAGGCTCTGCACTCCTCGTAGTTAAGCGTGGCCCTAACGCCGGTTCTCGGTTCCTGCTGGATCAGGAAACTACTGCCGCTGGTCGTCACCCAGACAGCGACATTTTCCTGGACGACGTCACCGTTTCCCGTCGCCACGCAGAGTTCCGTCGCAACGGTGAGGGCGAGTATGAGGTCGTCGACGTGGGATCCCTTAACGGTACTTACGTGAACCGCGAGCCTAAGAACTCCGCAGTCCTGAACAACGGTGATGAAATTCAGATTGGTAAGTTCCGTTTGGTATTCCTCAACGGCTCCAAGGAGTCCTAA
- the ftsR gene encoding transcriptional regulator FtsR — MVDEALAATPAKKVLPTSTIGDVLKQLKPDFPDVTVSKIRFLETEGLISPRRSASGYRRFSPEDISRLRYILTHQRDNYLPLKVIREQLEAMDSGNVTPMTAKQKAPGALTAEQFRAAESRRLTRADVVARASVEDSFVGSLIRMGLISADPSGFFSADDVVVVELASRLTDHGLDNRHIKSLMTIAQRQTDMVARVSEPLAHGRDENARQRSEEVAREVSALIISLNAALVKGNLG; from the coding sequence ATGGTGGACGAAGCCCTGGCGGCCACCCCTGCAAAGAAGGTTCTGCCTACCTCCACCATCGGTGATGTGCTCAAACAGCTCAAGCCGGACTTTCCTGACGTCACTGTCTCCAAGATCCGATTCTTAGAAACCGAGGGCCTGATCAGCCCACGGCGTAGTGCCTCCGGCTACCGTCGCTTCTCCCCAGAGGACATCTCCCGTCTGCGCTACATTTTGACGCACCAGCGCGATAACTATCTGCCACTCAAGGTCATCCGCGAGCAGCTGGAGGCCATGGACTCCGGCAATGTCACGCCGATGACAGCGAAGCAAAAGGCTCCAGGAGCACTGACAGCAGAGCAGTTCCGCGCCGCTGAATCTCGCAGGCTCACCCGAGCCGATGTTGTGGCTCGTGCTTCCGTCGAAGATTCCTTTGTCGGATCCCTCATCCGCATGGGGCTCATCTCTGCCGATCCTTCAGGATTCTTTTCGGCCGACGATGTTGTTGTCGTCGAACTAGCATCACGGCTGACGGACCACGGTTTGGATAACCGACACATTAAGTCCCTGATGACGATCGCTCAGCGCCAGACCGACATGGTTGCTCGTGTTTCCGAACCGCTGGCGCACGGCAGGGATGAAAATGCTCGGCAGCGATCCGAAGAAGTCGCCCGAGAGGTATCCGCGTTGATTATCTCCCTGAACGCAGCGTTGGTGAAGGGCAACCTTGGCTGA
- a CDS encoding MerR family transcriptional regulator, producing the protein MSKQLPTQDALFDVQGPDEEVGYRVPIACQVAGISYRQLDYWARTKLVQPSIRGAHGSGSQRLYSFRDILVLKIVKGLLDTGISLQNIRKAVEKLENLGVDDLSGITLVSDGVSVYECRSPEEVIDLLNGGQGVFGIAVPGLVKELTGTITAFPSETIDQDPAIDELAERRRRRRMA; encoded by the coding sequence ATGAGCAAGCAGCTCCCAACGCAGGACGCCCTGTTTGACGTACAGGGGCCAGATGAGGAAGTCGGCTACCGCGTGCCGATTGCTTGTCAGGTTGCGGGTATCAGCTACCGCCAGCTCGACTACTGGGCACGAACTAAGCTCGTGCAGCCATCTATTCGTGGTGCTCACGGATCTGGCTCGCAGCGCTTGTACTCTTTCAGGGACATCCTGGTCTTGAAGATCGTCAAGGGGCTGCTGGATACGGGAATCTCCCTTCAGAACATCCGCAAAGCCGTGGAAAAGTTGGAAAACCTCGGTGTCGATGACTTGTCGGGCATTACTCTCGTCTCTGACGGCGTATCTGTCTACGAGTGCCGCTCCCCAGAAGAGGTAATTGACCTTCTCAATGGTGGTCAGGGAGTGTTCGGCATTGCCGTGCCGGGGTTGGTGAAGGAACTGACCGGTACGATCACCGCGTTCCCGTCCGAGACCATCGACCAGGATCCCGCTATCGACGAGCTTGCAGAGCGACGCCGCCGGCGCCGCATGGCATAG
- a CDS encoding vWA domain-containing protein: MGRHSNGTKNYRLAGWMWMTIIAIIAVVALIFGWNALRSDNQADNAQQACTEGDYSLKVWAAEKHAQLAEELVKDYNDSKPVVRDACVTADIDQVSDSDALRDLKDKKSDAAAVWIPDNPQQAAKGLREADVQLSSQQVPVVDGAPIFALGSAAVSDEQAARAGSNFSSFSADREGTDVVAVSAIEEGSLSSDASANDTTATPESSTNGAPDDAQREGAERDGSSDAPGEKPMDVTFVLDSSGSMGLVEGNLTRLDNIRGPLADSMRAVGRDGGKVGLWNYSSPISGAVTFPYRANVDVNMGDDGSVATSILNQLSYGGATHTYESILAAYSSAVTGAEQSESKSFRVVLITDGPNDGGRQSLESAAAMISELYSQTPVQLDIVSIGENVDTAALEQLAGAAGGKVHQARDSLDFAGPLAEALK, encoded by the coding sequence ATGGGCCGCCATAGTAACGGCACGAAAAACTACCGGTTAGCGGGATGGATGTGGATGACCATCATCGCCATCATCGCTGTCGTGGCGCTCATATTCGGTTGGAATGCACTGCGCAGCGACAACCAGGCGGACAACGCGCAGCAGGCATGCACCGAAGGCGACTACTCGCTGAAAGTGTGGGCAGCCGAAAAGCACGCGCAACTCGCCGAAGAATTGGTGAAGGATTACAACGATAGTAAGCCCGTGGTCCGCGACGCGTGCGTGACTGCCGACATTGATCAGGTCTCGGACTCCGATGCGCTGCGCGACCTCAAAGACAAGAAGTCCGACGCAGCAGCTGTGTGGATCCCCGACAATCCCCAACAAGCTGCCAAGGGCCTGCGGGAGGCCGATGTTCAGCTCTCCTCCCAGCAAGTGCCGGTAGTTGACGGGGCGCCGATCTTCGCGCTGGGCTCGGCCGCTGTGTCCGATGAACAAGCCGCACGGGCCGGTTCCAACTTCTCCTCTTTCTCCGCCGACCGCGAGGGAACGGACGTGGTCGCCGTTTCCGCGATCGAGGAAGGTTCATTGAGCTCCGACGCAAGCGCGAACGACACCACAGCAACTCCTGAATCCTCCACCAATGGCGCACCGGATGATGCTCAACGTGAGGGCGCGGAGCGAGATGGTTCCAGTGACGCTCCGGGCGAAAAGCCAATGGATGTCACATTCGTGCTGGATAGCTCCGGCTCCATGGGCCTGGTGGAAGGCAACCTGACCCGCCTCGACAACATCCGCGGGCCTCTGGCAGATTCCATGCGTGCCGTCGGACGCGATGGTGGCAAGGTGGGCCTGTGGAATTACTCGTCCCCAATCAGCGGAGCGGTGACCTTTCCGTACCGTGCGAATGTGGATGTGAACATGGGCGATGATGGATCAGTCGCCACCTCTATTCTCAATCAGTTGAGCTACGGGGGCGCAACGCACACCTACGAGTCCATCCTCGCTGCGTACAGCTCGGCGGTGACTGGTGCTGAACAGTCCGAATCCAAGTCTTTCCGAGTGGTTCTCATCACCGATGGCCCGAATGACGGCGGGCGCCAGAGCTTGGAGAGCGCAGCTGCAATGATCAGCGAACTGTACTCGCAGACACCTGTGCAGCTGGACATTGTCTCCATCGGCGAGAATGTGGACACCGCGGCACTGGAGCAGCTCGCAGGTGCGGCGGGTGGAAAGGTTCATCAGGCACGTGATTCGCTGGACTTTGCCGGCCCCCTGGCGGAGGCGCTGAAGTAG
- a CDS encoding 3-methyladenine DNA glycosylase, whose product MTNSQPSATADPHSPAAGHTAAAAPQRAVDGVPAEKAAPQPHTVLDTPTWKALRAAHQHRTEELTDAHLARRRRGERHPVWDFMYSYYPTTPGKLSHWHPGAGVALTLDEDQGLVASNRKNTALPHYKDHYVHRDGTWMLDLQRHWEDRGKALTYIYRLLRLTSQRAPQLNCFGLHEWAMVYRDRPRHPEPLRLGAEGTNAVVEAGNLVCTHIDAYRFFTPAAAPRNAHRPTRETQPAMEQPGCLHATMDLYKWATKLGPLLPGELWLRTFELACDVRQLDMEASPYDLREWGFQPVKIEEPAGRAEYVRRQKKLAERGQHLRAEILGTLKTAYPQLAETTS is encoded by the coding sequence ATGACTAATTCCCAACCATCCGCTACAGCCGACCCGCACAGTCCCGCTGCCGGCCACACCGCCGCAGCTGCACCCCAACGAGCAGTAGACGGAGTACCGGCTGAGAAAGCTGCGCCACAGCCACACACCGTGCTCGACACTCCCACTTGGAAGGCCCTCCGTGCAGCCCACCAGCACCGCACCGAAGAACTCACCGACGCCCACCTCGCACGCCGGCGGCGTGGTGAACGGCATCCCGTATGGGACTTCATGTACTCCTACTACCCCACCACACCTGGCAAACTCAGCCACTGGCACCCGGGTGCGGGCGTAGCCCTCACACTGGATGAAGATCAGGGGCTCGTGGCGTCGAACAGGAAAAACACCGCATTACCGCACTACAAGGACCATTACGTCCATCGCGACGGAACCTGGATGCTCGACCTGCAACGCCACTGGGAAGACCGCGGTAAGGCGCTCACATACATCTACCGGCTACTGCGCCTCACCAGTCAGCGCGCTCCGCAGCTCAACTGCTTCGGCCTCCACGAATGGGCCATGGTCTACCGCGACCGGCCCCGCCACCCAGAACCACTACGGCTCGGCGCCGAGGGAACCAACGCGGTGGTGGAAGCCGGAAACCTGGTGTGCACGCACATCGATGCCTACCGATTTTTCACCCCGGCCGCAGCCCCGCGCAACGCTCACCGGCCGACACGCGAAACACAACCCGCGATGGAGCAGCCAGGCTGCCTCCACGCCACAATGGACCTCTACAAATGGGCGACGAAACTCGGCCCTCTGCTGCCCGGCGAACTGTGGCTACGCACCTTCGAGCTCGCCTGCGATGTACGCCAGCTCGACATGGAAGCCAGCCCCTACGACCTGCGCGAATGGGGTTTCCAACCGGTGAAAATAGAGGAACCGGCCGGCCGCGCAGAATATGTCCGACGGCAGAAAAAGCTCGCTGAGCGGGGACAACACCTGCGCGCCGAAATCCTCGGCACACTGAAAACCGCATATCCCCAACTTGCGGAAACCACTAGCTAA
- a CDS encoding hemolysin family protein, translating to MSNDLWAVLFTVVLLALNAFFVGVEFALISSRRDRLENLIAAGKRSASKVLYATENLSIMLAGAQFGITLASVLLGKVGEPAIAHLIEKPFEAMGLPEQLLHPVGFAIALLIVTVLHIILGEMVPKNIALAGPETVATYLIRPHLLFVKITHPIMVFLNWIARITLHAFGVEQKDELDSSVSPSELASMIAESRSEGLIAPAEAARLSNALGSSRRTLEEVLIPMESVHSVRQSGDRLKVADVEAAVAETGYSRFPVTGSEGSWIGYIHVKDVLDDVVRVADPSVGGVTQQTGEADVRPLIQVKLNENFDVAMRSMRQTSSHIAAVIDDNGSVVGMITLEDIIEELVGTVRDWTHDD from the coding sequence ATGAGCAACGATCTTTGGGCAGTCCTTTTCACCGTTGTCCTCCTCGCCCTCAACGCATTCTTCGTGGGCGTGGAGTTCGCCTTGATTTCCTCGCGCCGCGATCGCTTGGAGAATCTCATCGCTGCTGGCAAACGCTCAGCCTCGAAAGTGCTGTACGCCACGGAGAATCTCTCTATCATGTTGGCGGGCGCGCAGTTCGGCATCACCTTGGCGTCGGTGCTCCTCGGTAAGGTTGGCGAACCGGCCATCGCGCATCTCATTGAGAAGCCGTTCGAAGCCATGGGTCTACCAGAACAACTGCTGCACCCCGTAGGTTTCGCCATTGCGCTGCTGATCGTCACCGTGCTGCACATCATTCTCGGCGAAATGGTGCCGAAGAACATTGCGCTGGCAGGCCCGGAAACTGTGGCCACCTACCTCATTCGCCCACACCTGCTCTTCGTGAAGATCACGCACCCCATCATGGTGTTCCTTAACTGGATCGCCCGCATCACGCTCCACGCATTCGGCGTGGAGCAGAAGGATGAGCTGGACTCTTCCGTCTCACCTTCTGAGCTCGCCAGCATGATCGCCGAGTCCCGTTCGGAAGGGCTCATCGCCCCTGCTGAGGCAGCACGTCTCTCCAACGCCCTCGGCAGCTCCCGACGCACGCTGGAAGAGGTTCTGATCCCCATGGAGTCTGTTCACTCCGTGCGTCAAAGCGGAGATCGCCTCAAGGTTGCCGACGTGGAAGCAGCCGTGGCGGAAACCGGATACTCCCGCTTCCCCGTCACGGGCTCCGAGGGGTCGTGGATCGGTTACATCCACGTCAAGGATGTGTTGGATGACGTGGTGCGAGTCGCAGATCCTTCAGTCGGCGGGGTAACCCAACAGACTGGTGAGGCTGATGTCCGCCCCCTGATCCAGGTGAAACTCAACGAGAACTTCGATGTCGCCATGCGCTCCATGCGCCAGACCTCCAGCCACATCGCGGCCGTGATCGACGATAACGGGTCCGTGGTGGGCATGATCACCCTCGAAGACATCATCGAGGAATTGGTCGGCACTGTGCGCGACTGGACTCACGATGACTAA
- a CDS encoding hemolysin family protein: MEIVISIVALLGFVALTACTGLFVAIEFALTGMERSTIDEHAQSKGDGTAKLLRRAHGELSFVLSGAQLGITITTLATGYLAEPILAKFFTPLLEAIGLPEASTTAVAMLLSLIIATGLSMVFGELVPKNLAIAHPLDVGRLTVRPVWIFNQALKHFIHALNNTANFFVRKLGIEPADELASARSPQELSALVKNSTGDGGFSAGKARVLDRSLKFGDTSADDLMTPRSTVETLDVEDTALDLIRKASETGHSRFPVTRGDLDDTMGVVHVKDALSVPYPARATTPLASMTKPIPTIPASLGGDAVLAKVRSAGSQLVLVADEYGGTAGIVTIEDVVEEIVGEVWDEHDNRAEDAEVQRKGKSWEVSGLVRTDELPDAIGYTPPEGPYETLGGLIMSTLGRIPTEGDEVILPQLRRDFADSLDSSASFRWEARVKSMDNRRVDRVTMRPVQEDQV, from the coding sequence ATGGAAATTGTCATCTCCATCGTTGCCCTGCTGGGCTTTGTGGCTTTGACAGCGTGCACCGGCCTGTTCGTGGCCATCGAGTTCGCACTAACGGGCATGGAGCGCTCCACGATCGATGAGCACGCTCAAAGCAAGGGCGACGGTACCGCGAAGCTTCTGCGCCGAGCTCACGGCGAGCTCAGTTTCGTGCTCTCCGGCGCGCAGTTGGGCATCACGATCACCACGCTGGCGACGGGTTACCTCGCGGAACCCATCCTGGCGAAGTTCTTCACCCCGCTATTGGAAGCTATCGGCTTACCGGAAGCGTCGACCACGGCGGTGGCCATGTTGCTCTCGCTCATCATCGCAACCGGCTTATCCATGGTCTTCGGTGAATTGGTGCCGAAGAATCTCGCCATCGCTCATCCGCTGGATGTTGGCCGATTGACGGTTCGCCCGGTGTGGATCTTCAATCAGGCTCTCAAGCACTTCATCCATGCGCTGAACAACACGGCGAACTTCTTCGTCCGCAAACTGGGGATCGAGCCAGCCGATGAATTGGCTAGTGCACGTAGTCCACAAGAATTGTCCGCACTGGTGAAGAACTCCACGGGTGATGGCGGCTTCTCCGCAGGCAAGGCTCGCGTGCTGGATCGCTCGCTGAAGTTCGGTGACACGAGCGCCGATGACTTGATGACTCCGCGTTCCACTGTGGAGACTTTGGATGTGGAAGATACCGCACTGGACCTCATTCGCAAGGCGTCGGAAACTGGCCATTCCCGTTTCCCCGTCACACGCGGCGATCTGGATGACACGATGGGTGTTGTGCACGTCAAGGATGCTCTCAGCGTGCCCTACCCGGCCCGTGCGACGACGCCACTGGCCAGCATGACCAAGCCCATCCCCACCATCCCAGCCAGCCTTGGCGGCGATGCGGTGCTGGCGAAGGTTCGCTCCGCAGGCTCGCAACTTGTTTTGGTTGCCGACGAGTATGGAGGCACCGCTGGAATCGTCACTATCGAGGACGTGGTGGAAGAAATCGTCGGCGAAGTGTGGGATGAGCACGATAACCGCGCCGAGGATGCTGAGGTTCAGCGCAAGGGCAAGAGCTGGGAAGTCTCAGGTCTGGTTCGAACCGACGAGCTTCCCGACGCTATTGGTTACACCCCGCCGGAGGGACCCTATGAAACTCTGGGTGGGCTGATCATGTCCACGTTGGGGCGGATCCCCACCGAAGGTGATGAGGTGATCCTGCCACAGCTGCGGCGCGACTTTGCTGACTCACTGGATTCCAGTGCGTCATTCAGATGGGAAGCTCGCGTCAAAAGCATGGATAACCGCCGCGTCGATCGCGTCACTATGCGACCAGTTCAGGAGGACCAGGTATGA